From one Triticum aestivum cultivar Chinese Spring chromosome 4B, IWGSC CS RefSeq v2.1, whole genome shotgun sequence genomic stretch:
- the LOC123093043 gene encoding metal transporter Nramp2 — protein MASRDLAESLLPGGGASASASSSHDEYEERAYDSDDKVSISISDSEPDDDGDPGAPRARPAFSWRKLWRFTGPGFLMCIGFLDPGNLEGDLQAGAAAGYQLLWLLLWATVMGALVQLLSARLGVVTGKHLAELCREEYPPWATRALWVMTELALVGADIQEVIGSAIAIKILSGGIVPLWGGVVITAFDCFIFLFLENYGVRKLEAFFGVLIATMAISFAIMFGETKPSGKELLIGLVVPKLSSKTIKQAVGIVGCIIMPHNVFLHSALVQSRKIDTKKKSRVQEAVYYYNIESILALIVSFFINICVTTVFAKGFYGSDKADNIGLENAGQYLQEKYGTALFPVLYIWAIGLLASGQSSTITGTYAGQFVMGGFLNLRLKKWLRAVITRSFAIIPTMIVALFFDTEDPTMDVLNESLNVLQSIQIPFALIPLITLVSSEQLMGSFLVGPITKVISWIVTIFLMLINGYLILSFYTNEVRGAVVRSSLCVVLAVYLAFIMYLILRNTTLYSRLRSSVSKSS, from the exons ATGGCGTCCCGCGACCTCGCCGAGAGCCTGCTCCCCGGCGggggcgcctccgcctccgcctcctcctcccacgACGAGTACGAGGAGCGCGCGTACGACTCGGACGACAaggtctccatctccatctccgacTCGGAGCCCGACGACGACGGCGACCCCGGCGCACCGCGCGCGCGCCCGGCCTTCTCCTGGCGGAAGCTCTGGCGCTTCACGGGGCCGGGCTTCCTCATGTGCATCGGCTTCCTCGACCCGGGCAACCTCGAGGGGGACCTGCAGGCGGGCGCCGCCGCCGGGTACCAGCTCCTCTGGCTGCTGCTCTGGGCCACGGTCATGGGCGCGCTCGTGCAGCTGCTCTCCGCGCGCCTCGGGGTCGTCACCGGGAAGCACCTCGCCGAGCTCTGCCGCGAGGAGTACCCGCCCTGGGCCACGCGCGCGCTGTGGGTCATGACGGAGCTCGCGCTCGTCGGCGCTGACATTCAGGAGGTCATCGGCAGCGCGATTGCCATCAAGATCCTCTCCGGGGGCATCGTGCCGCTCTGGGGCGGCGTCGTCATCACCGCCTTCGACTG CTTCATCTTTCTATTCCTGGAGAACTATGGTGTGAGAAAATTGGAGGCGTTTTTCGGCGTCTTGATTGCAACCATGGCTATATCATTTGCGATCATGTTTGGTGAAACAAAGCCTAGTGGAAAGGAGCTTCTGATCG GTTTGGTGGTTCCAAAGCTGAGCTCAAAGACCATCAAGCAGGCGGTTGGAATTGTGGGTTGCATCATTATGCCCCATAATGTTTTCTTGCACTCAGCGCTAGTGCAGTCCAGGAAGATTGACACAAAAAAGAAATCACGCGTTCAAGAAGCAGTGTACTATTACAACATTGAGTCGATTCTTGCTCTCATCGTCTCTTTCTTTATTAACATCTGCGTTACAACGGTATTCGCTAAAGGATTTTATGGATCCGATAAAGCTGATAACATAGGTCTTGAGAATGCTGGCCAGTACTTACAGGAGAAATATGGAACTGCCCTGTTTCCTGTCCTCTATATCTGGGCTATTGGGTTGTTAGCGTCTGGACAGAGCAGCACGATCACTGGCACATATGCAGGCCAATTCGTCATGGGAGGTTTCCTTAATCTTCGATTGAAGAAGTGGTTACGAGCAGTGATCACTCGAAGCTTTGCCATTATTCCGACTATGATTGTGGCTTTATTTTTTGACACTGAAGATCCTACCATGGACGTTCTGAATGAGTCGCTCAATGTTCTTCAGTCCATTCAGATTCCATTTGCACTAATTCCTCTCATCACCCTTGTTTCGAGTGAGCAGCTCATGGGGTCATTCCTGGTCGGTCCTATCACCAAA GTGATAAGTTGGATTGTCACAATCTTTCTGATGCTCATCAACGGATACCTCATACTGTCCTTCTACACCAATGAAGTGCGGGGCGCAGTCGTTCGTTCAAGCTTGTGCGTCGTGCTGGCTGTTTACCTCGCTTTCATCATGTACCTCATCCTGAGGAACACCACGCTGTATTCCCGCCTTCGCTCATCAGTCTCAAAGAGCTCATGA